The DNA region CTTAGTAGATTCCCAACTTTTCGGAGAATGGGATATTAATAATTTAGGATATGAATACATGACAAAGCTAAATAAACCAGAAATTGGTCTATGTATTCTAAAATCCAACACTATTCATTTTCCTGAATCTCCTAATGTATATGATAGTTATGGAGAAGCTTTGAAAATAACTGGAGATTTAAAGGCTTCATTGAAAAGTTATCAAAAAGCGGTAGATATCGCAATAAAAAACAATGATGAGAATCTTACTTATTACAAAGAGGCTCTTCAAAAAATTAAAAATGAAATAAACGCAGATAAGTAGATAATATGTATTAAATGAAATAAAGGCAGTTGCTAACAAGGTACATGACGTTCATGTCGGCTAAACGCCGCCACGCCGCATGTACTAACCGTTATGCGGTTATTTTAGAAAAACGACACGATGAACTACAACGACAAAAAATTCAGACCGATTAGCAATACTGAAAACGGAGAGACTTCGAACGAAACACTTTTTCATTACAAGCAAGTTGGAAATATTCTTACTTCTGTATATTCTGGAGGGAAAATTAAATATGGTCATTTAATTGGTTTGGTTGACCATTTAGGAAATATAGAAATGCGGTATCACCAAGTAAATGACAAAGACGAATTGATGACAGGAATTTGCAAATCAACACCAGAAATTCTTGAAAATGGGAAAATTCGCCTTCACGAAAATTGGGAATGGACTTCGGGAGATAAATCAAAAGGAACATCAATAATTGAAGAACAATAAATTAAAATACAATGGCACACGAACACAACTACAAACTAACTGCAGTTTGGACAGGCAATAATGGTAATGGAACAAAAAATGTTCGAGACTATGGCCGTAGCCATACTGTAACCATTCAAGGGAAACCTGAATTATTCCTAACAACGGACAATCCTGCTGTTGGAGACAAATCAAAAGTGAATCCTGAAGATTTATTGGTTTCAGCCATTTCATCCTGCCATATGCTTTCCTACTTGTATGTATGTTCATTGGAAGGAGTTGTAATTACATCTTACACCGACAATGCCACAGGCATTATGATTGAACAGGCAAGTGGTGGCGGAAGTTTCAAAGAAGTAACTTTGAATCCAATATTTTATGTTGCCGATGAAACGATGGTAGAAAGAGCCATCGAGTTGC from Sphingobacteriales bacterium includes:
- a CDS encoding n-acetylglutamate synthase, producing MNYNDKKFRPISNTENGETSNETLFHYKQVGNILTSVYSGGKIKYGHLIGLVDHLGNIEMRYHQVNDKDELMTGICKSTPEILENGKIRLHENWEWTSGDKSKGTSIIEEQ
- a CDS encoding OsmC family protein, with amino-acid sequence MAHEHNYKLTAVWTGNNGNGTKNVRDYGRSHTVTIQGKPELFLTTDNPAVGDKSKVNPEDLLVSAISSCHMLSYLYVCSLEGVVITSYTDNATGIMIEQASGGGSFKEVTLNPIFYVADETMVERAIELHHKAHEICYIANSMNFEVKCNPTCKVE